GGGGAAGCCCCCATACCTGGGAGGGAGGATATCAAGTTCTTAAGATGTGAGGAGAAAGTGAGGGAACAGGTGGGTTTGTGTGACAGTATATGTAAACAAAGGGGCATTTAACTTTTCCTCAACCAATGCAGCTTTGTTGAGATGATCAATGACGTCAATTAGTTCCtcctacatgggcaggaagtgttgaggggagtGTGAGAGTCCAGGGTCTTAagatgggaggggaggaggaggagaaagggaggaaacagctggcagtgggtttgtgtgtgaaagtggagtcattattttttcttaatgaatgacagttttatgtaccctccctgcttccagagcgctaaggatatgcgggccatacctaccacatagctatgaggagtgacaccacatgaccacatggggttacctcttcaaaggtTGAGGCCTAATTGTTGCGAATGTAATCATCAACCTTTACCATAGTCAGTCATGCCCCACCcgtcccccctccatccacatagcaggacataccacataccaacacactgctgggagtgacagcaatatggcgtaccatactctctcctgacacagctcacaccggcacatagcattgagtgtgtcaTTGTTCTTTTTCATAGGTGAGCCATGacctcaacatacaaattccaaatgcaGGCCTGGGCGGTAGAGAGCCTTTGTGGGCGGCTCCCCTCTTGGGAATCTTGACACACAACTGGGCTAAACAAGACAACAACGCTCACTTAACCCACGCTCCAACAGACCCCCCCACCCCCGAGCCCCTCCTCCCCCTTacatcaaccatcaccacaccctcccccacactgattttctgtgcaaagcctttagtattatatcTGTTCATATGTATAACCTTGtatcgtaacgtgaccaacatggtaacatcattctttgctcaaatagcattttttaagagtaacgagagtcataaggtggtcttcaatcttattattataacaaatcataatttgtttgtaaacacaactgcatgggatacacatagcagtcagtggttactctctctctctctcgctctctattCAGATCATTAAATAGTTAGGGgaaaaagtaacatcaattcctttctcctgatgctgctgttcacgtatcttttttcctttcacttagactgacagctcaCCAGAGGATGAAAGACCAATGTCagttttcgagcccccatcactcttacccttataaccttgtaacgtaacatgaccaacatgatgacatcgttctttgaccAAATATCATtaacgtaacgtgaccaacatggtaacatcgttctctgcccaaatatcattttaattaagagtaacgagcaactttctgtccgatgtctgaataacaATATTGAAATGGGAACCGTGTTTAGTccttacattccaaacacaataaaaatatttgcacaagcttgtttagttcttgtatcacataatgTAATGTAgcatttattcaataactggtagacataacataatgtagcttcatattcatcgtggtaaaacaaacaaacatacatacacatcGCGGTCAGTCCTCGttatacctcaaacgcgccgttcattctctctcccttaggtgagcaatgttccccacatacaaattccaagcaaagtaaatatatataagactaatgtggaaaaacattataatcttgatactattattaaattgacttgttcattatccccgagttcaaggctgtctctaagacctacattatccaaatataaacagcaatcgatgagaataagacctgatgagtcgatagtgaaatagttagctctgggttatgtctgttttcagttcttgtaacacagtcaatgtagcgtaatgtggGAAAATTGACTTTCTTCTGCccaaataaatagcatttgaaaatgtatgcgtgtctaatcaatctccatccccctcttcatccaacaccaaatattgctgtgcagaccttgtaacacacatcAGCATTAGCGTTCTTGTAACACACAGTCAATGCAGCGTAATGCTGGAAAAAACACTTTTTGCTGCCTAAATATATAGCATtttaaaatgtatgcaagtctagacaatctcctatagcccttacattctaaaccaGCTGCGAACAGGACCACACAAGACTTTCCCACAACAGTTTAAAacgccctccccacccccccaccccgatTCGTTTGTATATATACCCCTGTATGATAGGAGATACCAGTGCTGGATACCAGGGTCGAGAGcaggtctgtgaagaacatcacaCAGCCAGGGAGAAACAGAGTGAATCcactggagggagagacagaggtcttaaggtaaagtGTGATCTCTAATGGTattgttccatgtctaaattaCCTAACATTTGCCAGTTTTAGAGTAGGGACTCAGTTGGTGAATTTCATATTTTGTTcttaataaactcatgttaaacttTCCGTCTGTGTTAATTGTTGGATCCTCTTATCCTCTGGATATAGTTTGTCAACACCCggcccataattaatgacagttaaagaaagaggactctccaagtcaagcaatgtttcttgcctcattGCTTGATATAGTTACTGGACAGGCAGGATGGTGGCAGTGATCTAATTACTTTGTTTCCTGTGTTTAGCATTTCCTTGGAAGGGtactttggttccggtgtaaccatcagtgGTACACCATATGtcagtttatattactttaaatATAAATACCGAGTGTTCAATAACAAAGTGTTACCAAGGGCAACCAGTATGAAGTGTTACTACacataagtgttacaatacaCTAAGTGTACTATATATGCTAGTGTTACAGCCTAGGGCTGTATTGTAATACTGAACACAAATACAAAAACTCCAGGCTGTGACACATTTAACCACTGCATAAAAATGATCACACCTTTATGAAAGCATTAGCCAGATTGGCCACCTAGGGTATTAAATATTGTGGCGGGCAAATCAGCAGCACGAAGACCAGGTCTGTGTCGTTGGATACATACACTGGGGACCCAGAAGCGTTCGGTTTCCTCTCTTGCCACGGGCCTGCAAGGCTGAGTGTGCGATATTTTTTACCCGTGAGTGATTGACGTGCTCCCCCTTAAGTGGACAGAGACGCTGAAGGAGAGGTAGTATGACCTTGGTGTGCGGCACATTCCCCTTTGCAAGAAAAAATAATTCCTCTGATTTCACCTGACCATCGTGATAGATCCTCAATCCTTACTTCATGTTCTTTTTTCAAGCACTGATCCTATGTATCTGGTAGATTTTATTCAACCTTCACCGGTAAACAATTATCTGAAACCGAAATTAGTCGCACCTTGGGAGTTCTCTAAGCAAAAATACTGGGGTTTAACAAAGTTGACGTGACTGCATGCACATTATAATGGAATCTCATAATTTTCACGAGTGCAGCGAAGACTTGCATTCAACCTACAGTCTACAGTTCTGCTTACTAACACAGCTAGAGCTAGGACCTCAGCATCTTTTCTTAGGGAATCTGAAAACCATGAGGGTGTTTCTGAAGTAGAAAAGGTGGCCGACCATGGATCTCAGGTTCCTTTCAGCATTCTTATCCGACTCCAGTCCCCTGGTGGCCATCTCCCTCCTGACGTAGTCGTTGGAGCGGCAGTTGACGTGGGAGTGTCCCTCTTGTCCCGGCACCGCCCACGACACCACCACTCCTGTAACAGAGGTCGTGGTAAGTCAAGGAGAAGGCTCATGTACCCGAGATAATGCAAAGTTAATGTCTGAGGAAAGAAGAGCAACACATATCATGTTTACAGGGCAACATGCGCAGAGAAGACCCACCAGCACCTGAGCCTTGTGGCAGGTACACAACGGGAGGGCGACTCACCCACGCAGGCGTGCTTGACCAGGTTGTCCAGGAAGTTCTTCTCGCCGGACTCTGGGATGTGTTCTCCCACCTCCAGGCTCATCACCCAGTCGAAGGGACCCCCGAGGGTCGCGGCGCTGGAGAGGTCCGCTGACGCTATCATCCCATTGGTGAACTGGTCGATGTTCGGCGCTCCGTCCCATCCTAGAGAGAGACAGGGAATGTTATAAAATAGAGAGCAGAAGTTAGTCACTTTCCATGTCCAACTTACCAAAGCACCAACCCAGAGGTAAGGACATCCAGGAGTGGCGTCGATTTGACGTAAATTCAACGTTGATTCTGCTTTGAATTGTTCTTGTTTAAGGATATTGGGAATACTTCAGTATCTACCATATCTACCACAATTGAACGCTTCCAAGAGGCCCAGCTATTCTTCAACATAATACTACATACAATTTAAATCGTATGTAGTATTATGTTGAAACACAAATCCCAACATGTTGAAACACAAATCCCAACATGTTGAAACACAAATCCCAACATGTTGAAACACAAATCCCAACATGTTGAAACACAAATCCCAACATGTTGAAACACAAATCCCAATGTTGTAACAAAAATAATACAGTGTTACACCACTGAAACTCTGTTGGAAGCTACTGGGATTCCCACGGTGACTTACCTCTCCATGACTTGATAACCTGAGGGACTTCCAGAAATCCCCGGCTTCATTCATTTGGTACAGGTAATCTCTGTTGATGTCCTCGGCCTCCTCCTGGTTGGAATGGTTCAGTATGCCCTCTGACCTGCGGAGGAAGCACCTGCCGTAGTGGCCCAGGCCCGCCCCGAGGTCGGCCACGGTGGTGTTGCCGAAATGCGCCTCAAGGCCCGCACACAACTGAAGACAGATACACAGACTGGAGACAGTTTGGGGAGGGGGGTAGTCATAGTTATAATAGAATTAAAATCTTTCGGTCATGCACCTCTGTCATATTTTCAATTAGTTTACTTCGCTCTCTCTCTGTACGTATATTCGTTCGTTCTGCTAAACAAATGGAGTGAAGGCCATGTTAGAACAAACTCGTGGGGTATTTTATGATTCTGTCCCTGTTTATCTACTCTCAATGTAGCATACATTCAAAATCTTGGTTCTAGATTAAACCACACTAAAAATAAATTTGAAGGATGTGAAACAATGGAAAACATAAATTGGAAGCAAAAGACTGCAGGAAGACCTTAACGAGTTTCATATCGGAGGCAAAAACTTGAAAATGTAATTCAGAAAAGTCATTTATATTGTTTACTTTGGTAAAGGAATGTGACAAGTATAAAATAAATTCCTACGCAAATCACATCTGCACGCGTCTGGTATTCACCAGGAAGCTGACTCAAAAAATCCTTGTACTGCTTTCACAAATTTTATCAAAGTCAGTAATATGGATACTTTAGAAAATAAATTTTCGGATGGAATCTGAGATAAATGGTAGACAGAGATAAAACGATTTTAGTAGCATATAAACAGACGTTATTTATCCTGAAGAAAATATTGGTTTACAAACCATCAATATTGGAAGTGGAAATTGATGAAACTGATTTGCCTTAGACATGTGGAAACTGTTGTAGCCAATGGCactgggaaaacttgcttatagaaTAAGCACAAAACAAAAATATGGCAGACCATCAAGTGTAAACTAAATTTATTAAAACGCACTTGACATAATGTAATACGTACAGACTCACAAACATGTAAGTGATATGGTTAGTCTAAAATGTATTCACCACGATTGTAACAAtttgttgaattgtctgaatgtTTACTGGAAATTAACTGTGTACCTAGTCAtaaaagtgtgtgtgtagttacggaAATCCCTTGCTTAGGCAAGGAGATCCTGCCTATTCCTTTACCGCCTATTCAACAACATATCTGCATACTCCAGTGTAAGAAATCAACATcaagaacaacaacaatacaTGCTCAGAAGCTGTGTCTAGacagacatcaccaccaccctcccccctcaaGTACCCAACACACCTGGACACCTGCTGTCTGGAGGCCCAGCTCCAGACAACTAGCCTAACTGCTTGTTTGAGACTGCCAGCGACAATTCCCTGCACATCAGCGCCACCTACATTAGAACCTGGCCACGTATATAAGCAACTCACCACCGGCCAGACCTCAGAATACTCTTAGTGCTATAAGCGCAAGATCTACTCTCGCTCATCTGGGTGTCGGTAGACTCAAGCAGCTCTTGTATAAATTAAATGTTTTGCACCTTTAATTTTGCTATTAACGTAACTGTCACATGTTTATATTTCTTTTGCATTATATTTTGTGTTCTCGCAAGTATCAGAGGAATTGTATTATTTGTTGTTAAAGTCATTTTtgttataataaatatttattttattcattCTTTTAGAATTTATCCCACAACACAACTCTCACATCGTAAAGAGGTCAGaagcagttttatttactttgttttacttTATTTATTGTGATTGGCATTCCACCAGCCTgaatagccactgctctattcATTCAATTTTACGTCACAGTGTGTACGTCTGGTAAGTCTCATATGTAGATTcctgttttatatattttttatatctgCAAATCTTATGTATATTGAATCCGTAACACCCTACGGAAACGATCTTGGCATTGCGTAACTATCTTGTTCAACACAAGTAATTACCTTAGCACTCCATAACTGATTTCCGCCAAGAGTTAGCTGGCTCTTGTCTAAGCAGAATCCTCCAGACGGCAGCAGCATCTTCTCCTTGCAGATGAGCTTATTAAGAAGCACCAGCATCTTCTGATGTCCCTCCTGCAAAACTTCCTGAGAGAGTCGACACAGTAGAAAAATTATAACTTGCTGATTAGCTTTTGCAGCTAAACATTACACTGAACCTAAATACCTGAGTGAAAGAAGCAAGCACCTGAACATACCAATAAAGCATTTAAGCTACGTCTAAAACTTGAATATCAAGCTTAGAATTAATAACATTGAAGCAGGTGACCCATGCATGAGTAACTTATTTCTGTCTTTGAAGTAAACCAAAATAACCTCTTCTATTTACTAACTAGATGAGGATGACGCCTTCAGTATCATGCACCTCTAACTTTAT
This DNA window, taken from Procambarus clarkii isolate CNS0578487 chromosome 40, FALCON_Pclarkii_2.0, whole genome shotgun sequence, encodes the following:
- the LOC123757788 gene encoding uncharacterized protein; translation: MIASADLSSAATLGGPFDWVMSLEVGEHIPESGEKNFLDNLVKHACVGVVVSWAVPGQEGHSHVNCRSNDYVRREMATRGLESDKNAERNLRSMVGHLFYFRNTLMVFRFPKKRC